GATTTCTTTCCGCTCGGTGGGGGCTTTTCGGTCAATGAATTCGCTCGTCAGCACTTCCAGGGCGGTGGTCACCTCAACGCATCGGGTGGCATCAGCTACGAGTCTTTGGACGACACCGTGCAACGCTTCCTGAGCTTATTGCCTCAGTATCAAACCAAGCTCGTGACGGCCCCGCTAGCGGTTGCGCCGCCAGCGGCGTAACTTGCCTCGATTTTACTTTCACCTTCTTTTCCTTTTCATGCTTTTTCAACGCAATTTCCTAGGCTTGGCGCTTGCCGCTGGTATTTTGGGCCTCGCTTCCTGCAACAAAGGCGGCGGTGATTTCACAAAGGCCAAATCCGGCTTTGAGTACAAACTTTTCAAAAGCGAAGGTGGCAAGTACACCGAGCGGGAAGTAAGCCCCGAGGGCGACGCAACCTATAAAGACCGTTTGGGCAAGATTCTGGCCCTCAACGTAGAGTACCGCACCGCGAAAGACTCGATCCTCTTCAACTCGCGCAAAGCCCAGATGGGCGTACCAATGCGCATTAAGTTGGAAGAGCTGAAGACCAAAGGTGGTTTGGAAGAAGCGCTTTCTATGCTTCAGCCCGGCGACAGCGCCGTATTCCGCTTCAACGTGGACACCATTTTCGCTAAATCATTCAAGGCTCCCGTGCCGCCATTCATGAAGAAAGCCGGCAACACGATGACGATGTTCGTGAAAGCCGACAAGCTCCAAAGCGAGCAGGAGGCTATGGCCGACCAGCAGAAAATGATGGAGGAGCAGCAGAAGAAGATGATGGCGTATGCTGAAGAGCAGATCAAAAAAGACGACGTCATCCTGCAGGACTATATCAAGAAGAATAACTTGAAGGCCGAGAAATCTCCTTCTGGCATTTACTACGTAGTAAACAAGGCCGGCACCGGCGCTAAGCCCAAGCAGGGCCAGACCGTGGCGGTAACGTATAAAGGCTCCCTGCTCGACGGCAAAGTATTCGACTCGTCGGAGAAGCAAGGTGGTAAGCCAATTGAGTTTCCATTGGGCGTAGGTCAGGTAATTCCAGGTTGGGACCAGGGCATTGCTCTGCTTAACAAAGGCACCCAAGCTACCCTGTTGATTCCTTCCACTCTGGGCTACGGCCAACGTGGCGCTGGCGCCGACATTCCCGCTGATGCTGTGCTTCGCTTCGATGTGGAGCTAGTTGACGTGAAGTAAAAAAGCCCCCTAGCCGTCGTGTGCGGGCCTTTAGGTCGGCCACGACGGCTTTTTTTATCATCCATCTGTTGCCTTTATGATTCAGTTGCTCAAGCGTTCCCTCCTCTCCCGCTTCGCCGTTCTGCTGTTAGCCAGCGTACCATTGCTCACGGCTTGCGAAAAAGAAACCGACTATGTAAAGGAGGATGAGAAAATCATTCAGGAGTACATAGCGCAGAATAATATTGCTGGCGCTGAGCGGCAGGAGTCAGGGCTTTATTACGTGCCGACTGTAGTAGGCACGGGCGCCAAAGCCAAGCCCGGCCAGATGGTAGCCGTGCATTATGTAGGCACGCTGCTCAATGGTCAGGAGTTTGACAACTCAGTAAAGCGCGGCCAGCCAATTGATTTTCAACTGGGTGTAGGTAAAGTTATTGCCGGCTGGGACGAAGGCATTTCGCTGATGAACCAAGGCGGCAAGGCTACCCTGTTGATTCCTTCAGCGCTGGCTTATGGGGCGATCGAGAGAGGCCCTATCCCAGCCAACTCCGTGCTCCGCTTCGATGTGGAGTTGGTGAGCGTTAAATAACTAGGGGCGGCAATACGTTATAAGCCTAGCTAGCTACTTCAAAAATAAAGGCGATACGATGATGAAGACTTTTTCCACCTACTCCCTGCTCAACCGCCTCGTGTTGCTGTTGCTGGCTATTGGGCCCTTTTTGGCCGCTTGCGGCGATACTACCACGGAGAAGTACGCGAAAGAACTGCGCAAGCAGGAGGAAGAGTATAAGGTAATTGACGAAACCAAGATACAGGCGTACCTGACCAGCAATAACATCACGGAATTCAAGCGCATGCCTTCGGGCCTGTTCATGGTTCCGATTGTAAATGGCACCGGCGCGCAGGTAAAGGCTGGCAACCGGGTAGCGGTGAAGTATCGGGGTACGTTTCTGGAAAATGGCGTTGTGTTCGATAGCTCCTTCGACCGTCGGATTCCCTGCGACTGCGGCGAGTTTCTAATTGGCAATGGCGAGGTAATTAAAGGTTGGGATCAGGCTTTCGTGGAAATGAAGAAAGGTGACCGCAAAACGCTGATTATTCCTTCCTACTTAGCGTACGGGCCTATGGGCAAGCAGAACGCCTCCGGCTCGTATGATATTCTGCCAAACCAAGTGCTTATTTTCGACGTCGAAATCACCGAAATTCGGTGAAAAAGCCCCCCATTCGCTTCTGGCGTATCGCGGCGCTGCTGATCCTGCTCCTGAGCAGCGCTGGCCATAGCCAGGCACAAGCGCTGCCTGATACGATTCGCACCGCCTCTGGCGTGCGCTACTACATTCATCAGCCCGGCAAAGGTGCTACTGCTAAGGTAGGCGACAAGGTAACGGTGAACTACACAGCCTTTTTGCCCAACGACAAGCTCTTCGACTCTTCCGCTTCCGATGGGCGCCCGCTGCGCTGCCGCGTAGGTCGCGGTGAGGTGATCAAAGGCTGGGATGAAGTATTACAGCTACTACCAGCGGGCAGCCGGGCCCGCGTTTGGATACCGGCCGCGCTGGCTTACGGAGCCAAAGGTGCCCGCAACCCCGATGATGATAACCGCTACATTGTTCCACCGAATACTGATCTGGTATTTGAATTGGAAATGGTGAAAGTGACTAAATAAAAAAGCCCCTCAGCGACGCTGGGGGCTTTTTTATAAGAAACCTGGCACTATTCTCCCAGCACCTCCGAAAGGACGGCCAGGGACCGAATGTCGCCAAGCTTTTCGATGTGCAGCTGATAATAGCGAATAAGCACGGCCAGCAACTCGCGGCGGACGCGACCATTGGGCACGGTAGCCGTGGCTGGGTCGCGGAGTAACTCATCAAAGTAGTGGTCGAACTCGCGGAAGCGCAGCACCGTGGGAGCACTGCTGCTCGTGGCGGGGTTGCTGGCTTCGCCGGCGAAAGCAACCTGCGTGGTTACCTGCTCACCGGATAAGATGCCAAACCCCAGATAAGACGCTAGCTGGAGCAGAAAAACGAGAGCAAAGTTTTCGTAGCCTGTGGTCTGCTTGTCGAAAGCCAGAATAGAATCGTGCAGAAAGGTGAACAGAGGCTCGTTTTCCTCCTCCTCAAACACCGTACGGCTCACCACTTCCGACAAAAACAGTACGACGCTGCCCTTGCGCACATCATAAGGAATGCTGGCAAACTGCTCGGCGCAGCGAAACTCCGACAAGCGGGTGATTCCACCCGTCCGTGAGGTGTACGCCACCAAGTCAAGTAGCGTGAAAGGCTGAAATAAAGCAATACGCCCCGGTGGCTTGGCCTTGCGCACCCCGTTCACAATGTATGTCTGCAAGCCCAACCGCTCGGTATACACCCGCGCAATGATGCTGGTTTCGCGGTACTTAATGTAGCTTAGAACCAAGCCACGCGTTTTTATAAGCATTCGAATGTATTGGTTTTGCTACTCTTCTGGGTAGATAGACGAGCTACGAATATTAGGTGATTAGGTAGCTTCTTAACACCAAAACACAGCAATAAATCACCGCGCTACCACGGCTATTTTGCTAATACAGGTGTTTTTGCCATCTGCATCCGATGACAAAACCATATACACTCCCGACTGTACTTTGCGGCCGTTGTAGTCGGCTAGGTTCCAGGTGAGGGTGCCGCCGTTGGCGCGGGTCTGATACACAAGCTTGCCCGTCACGTCCGTGATTTTGATTACTGCGTTGTTGGCTAACCCCGATATGCCGACCTGGCCCGTAAAATCGGTGCGAACAGGATTAGGGAATACTTTCGCGCAGGCGGGCTTGCCTTCTGTAACGGTGGCCGAACCGCGGTAAGACACTACTCCAGCGTCGGTTACGACGAATACTTCCCCCGTGCGGTCGTTCACTGCCACGTCCAGGATACGGTTGGATGGCAAAGGACTATTGTCGGTGGTAAAATTGAGCAACGCCTCATCCACGCTTTCAGTGAACAGCCACAAGCCGCGGTCAGTACCGAACCACTTGCGGTTAGCGCCGTCCACAGCTACGCAACGCACAATATCGCTATTCAACGCCGGAAAGTTGAGGCTAGCCTGCGGGCCGCGTTGAATGAAAGGCTTTTGGAATACAGCCTCCGAGTTGGCCAAAAAGGTTTGGCTTGGATCGGTGAGAACGGCCACACCCGTACTGGTGGTCACCCAAATACTCCCCTGCCGATCTTTCACCATGTCGTAGATGTCGTTGGAGGGCAGGCCATTGGCCGTAGAGAAATAGCGCGGCGTACGCGTAGTTTCGTCGTAGGCAATAACGCCGTTTCCGGTGGGCTGGCGCGAGGTAGACAGCCACACGTAGCCATTATTGTCGAGCACAATGCCGTTGAGATTCTCAACTCCGGCAAAATATGGCAACGAGCGCCACGTAGTAGCGACGGGATTAAAGATGTGTACGCCAGGCACCCCCGCGAACTCATGCCGGTTCACTACCCACACGTTTCCCTCCGCATCAGCGGTTAGATCGGTGATGCGGGTGTAGTTCGGGTCGAAGTTGGGGAATTTGGGCGGCGCTAAAGCCGTCTTCAGTGGGTTACCGCCACTGCCATCGGTGAACTGACGAAAACTACCGGGGCCCTTCCATTCTAGTATGCCATTGCCGTAGCTGCCAATGTACAGCGTGCCGTCGGGGGTCCGCACCCCATGCGATGGGTCCTGAAAATTGGGGTATTCGGAGCGGTTGGGGAGCGTCTGGGGGGTAATGTTGGTCCACTGCCCGTCCTTATACTCATAAAAACCGCCGAAAGAGCCATTTTGCAGGAATCGATCGGAAAAACCGCCGCTAAAGACATCCGTGATTCCCGTGCGTGCGTCGCTGTACACACTAAAAGATCGGGCGCTGGCTGGCGCGTTTGAT
The window above is part of the Hymenobacter radiodurans genome. Proteins encoded here:
- the recO gene encoding DNA repair protein RecO; translation: MLIKTRGLVLSYIKYRETSIIARVYTERLGLQTYIVNGVRKAKPPGRIALFQPFTLLDLVAYTSRTGGITRLSEFRCAEQFASIPYDVRKGSVVLFLSEVVSRTVFEEEENEPLFTFLHDSILAFDKQTTGYENFALVFLLQLASYLGFGILSGEQVTTQVAFAGEASNPATSSSAPTVLRFREFDHYFDELLRDPATATVPNGRVRRELLAVLIRYYQLHIEKLGDIRSLAVLSEVLGE
- a CDS encoding FKBP-type peptidyl-prolyl cis-trans isomerase yields the protein MMKTFSTYSLLNRLVLLLLAIGPFLAACGDTTTEKYAKELRKQEEEYKVIDETKIQAYLTSNNITEFKRMPSGLFMVPIVNGTGAQVKAGNRVAVKYRGTFLENGVVFDSSFDRRIPCDCGEFLIGNGEVIKGWDQAFVEMKKGDRKTLIIPSYLAYGPMGKQNASGSYDILPNQVLIFDVEITEIR
- a CDS encoding FKBP-type peptidyl-prolyl cis-trans isomerase, with protein sequence MIQLLKRSLLSRFAVLLLASVPLLTACEKETDYVKEDEKIIQEYIAQNNIAGAERQESGLYYVPTVVGTGAKAKPGQMVAVHYVGTLLNGQEFDNSVKRGQPIDFQLGVGKVIAGWDEGISLMNQGGKATLLIPSALAYGAIERGPIPANSVLRFDVELVSVK
- a CDS encoding FKBP-type peptidyl-prolyl cis-trans isomerase, with the protein product MLFQRNFLGLALAAGILGLASCNKGGGDFTKAKSGFEYKLFKSEGGKYTEREVSPEGDATYKDRLGKILALNVEYRTAKDSILFNSRKAQMGVPMRIKLEELKTKGGLEEALSMLQPGDSAVFRFNVDTIFAKSFKAPVPPFMKKAGNTMTMFVKADKLQSEQEAMADQQKMMEEQQKKMMAYAEEQIKKDDVILQDYIKKNNLKAEKSPSGIYYVVNKAGTGAKPKQGQTVAVTYKGSLLDGKVFDSSEKQGGKPIEFPLGVGQVIPGWDQGIALLNKGTQATLLIPSTLGYGQRGAGADIPADAVLRFDVELVDVK
- a CDS encoding FKBP-type peptidyl-prolyl cis-trans isomerase; the encoded protein is MKKPPIRFWRIAALLILLLSSAGHSQAQALPDTIRTASGVRYYIHQPGKGATAKVGDKVTVNYTAFLPNDKLFDSSASDGRPLRCRVGRGEVIKGWDEVLQLLPAGSRARVWIPAALAYGAKGARNPDDDNRYIVPPNTDLVFELEMVKVTK
- the porZ gene encoding type IX secretion system anionic LPS delivery protein PorZ, translated to MTYLFRTCRWLSFFAIWLCGLTSAVAQGPVGFGDWQLHLPTNQAKAVTDADKRVYVATENSFFYFDKELNTTRLLSRRDGLNDVGVSTVAYDSVSQQLLVAYNSGNLDVLRANGSIQNVTDILRAQITQAKTVNHINFSGPRAYLACSFGLVVLDMTRLEVRDTYVNIGPAGQAVQVYASAVLRDSVYAATSAGLLRGRLTDNLANFRSWTIDLPARAGNPFRTLTTYNEKVYAGANGDQLYRFVGGTGAARGWQPVAGFAGGQFRQLTASRAGLLVVGLDNLAVLDRPGGTIRTYRNGLLRDTRAAIRARDGAFYVADFQNGLVKITGAQQFESFVSNAPASARSFSVYSDARTGITDVFSGGFSDRFLQNGSFGGFYEYKDGQWTNITPQTLPNRSEYPNFQDPSHGVRTPDGTLYIGSYGNGILEWKGPGSFRQFTDGSGGNPLKTALAPPKFPNFDPNYTRITDLTADAEGNVWVVNRHEFAGVPGVHIFNPVATTWRSLPYFAGVENLNGIVLDNNGYVWLSTSRQPTGNGVIAYDETTRTPRYFSTANGLPSNDIYDMVKDRQGSIWVTTSTGVAVLTDPSQTFLANSEAVFQKPFIQRGPQASLNFPALNSDIVRCVAVDGANRKWFGTDRGLWLFTESVDEALLNFTTDNSPLPSNRILDVAVNDRTGEVFVVTDAGVVSYRGSATVTEGKPACAKVFPNPVRTDFTGQVGISGLANNAVIKITDVTGKLVYQTRANGGTLTWNLADYNGRKVQSGVYMVLSSDADGKNTCISKIAVVAR